In Roseomonas fluvialis, one genomic interval encodes:
- the trbE gene encoding conjugal transfer protein TrbE: MLNLAEYRRKPQTLADFLPWAALVAAGVVLNKDGSFQRSARFRGPDLDSATPAELAATAARLNGALRRLGSGWAVFAEAQRVPARGYPASTFPDPVSALVDAERRAQFEEAGAHFESSYVLTFAWLPPADDAARAEGFLYEGTEGADVTSGREALRNFIDRTDRVLDQIEAFVPEARWLDDTETLTFLHSTVSTRRHLVRVPETPMHLDALLADQPLVGGLAPRLGDAHLRVLSIIGFPSATFPGILDELNALAFEYRWCTRAICLDRTDAQKLLTRIRRQWFAKRKSIAAILKEVMTNEQSVLLDSDAANKAADADAALQELGQDIAGWAYVSATVTVWDEDVRAADDKLRLVEKVIQSRDFTVIREGVNAVEAWLGGLPGHLYANVRQPPISTLNLAHIVPISAVWAGPERNEHLGGPPLFHARTEGSTPFRFSLHVGDVGHTLVIGPTGAGKSVLLALMALQFRRYAGAQVFAFDFGGSIRAAAIAMGGDWHDLGGALGGDMAEPVALQPLARIDAPEERAWAAEWIAGLLAREGVAIDPAVKDHLWSALTSLASAPTHERTLTGLAVLLQSQALKRALEPYTLAGPWGRLLDAEAERLGEAKVQAFETEGLIGTAAAPAVLAYLFHAIGRRLDGRPTLIIVDEGWLALDDATFGAQLREWLKTLRKKNASVIFATQSLADVDGSAIAPAIIESCPTRVFLPNERALEPQIAAMYARFGLNDRQTEILARATPKRDYYCQSRRGNRLFELGLSEVALAFCAASSKTDQAAIAETLATHGRAGFARAWLLRRGLDWAAELLPDPLEDIAP; this comes from the coding sequence GTGCTGAACCTCGCCGAGTACCGCCGGAAGCCCCAGACCCTCGCGGACTTCCTGCCCTGGGCCGCGCTCGTGGCTGCCGGCGTCGTGCTGAACAAGGATGGCTCCTTCCAGCGCAGTGCGCGCTTCCGAGGTCCGGACCTGGACAGCGCCACACCGGCCGAGCTTGCCGCGACCGCCGCGCGGCTGAACGGCGCGCTGCGCCGCCTCGGCTCGGGCTGGGCGGTCTTCGCGGAGGCGCAACGCGTCCCGGCGCGCGGCTACCCCGCCAGCACCTTCCCCGACCCGGTCTCCGCCCTGGTCGACGCCGAACGCCGCGCCCAGTTCGAAGAGGCCGGCGCACATTTCGAGAGCAGCTACGTCCTCACCTTCGCCTGGCTTCCGCCAGCCGACGATGCCGCCCGCGCTGAGGGTTTTCTCTATGAGGGCACGGAGGGCGCCGATGTAACGAGTGGCCGCGAGGCGCTCAGAAACTTCATCGACCGCACCGACCGCGTGCTCGACCAGATCGAGGCCTTCGTGCCGGAGGCGCGCTGGCTCGACGACACCGAGACGCTGACCTTCCTGCACTCGACGGTCTCGACGCGCCGCCACCTCGTCCGCGTGCCCGAGACGCCGATGCATCTCGACGCACTGCTAGCCGACCAGCCGCTGGTGGGTGGCCTCGCGCCACGGCTCGGCGACGCGCATCTGCGCGTGCTCAGCATCATCGGCTTTCCGAGCGCGACCTTCCCCGGGATCCTCGACGAGCTCAATGCGCTCGCTTTCGAGTATCGCTGGTGCACCCGCGCCATCTGCCTCGACCGTACCGATGCGCAGAAGCTGTTGACGCGCATCCGCCGCCAGTGGTTCGCCAAACGCAAGTCGATCGCCGCGATCCTCAAGGAGGTGATGACCAACGAGCAGAGCGTCCTGCTCGACAGCGATGCTGCCAACAAGGCTGCCGACGCCGACGCGGCGCTGCAGGAGCTCGGCCAGGACATCGCTGGCTGGGCCTATGTGTCGGCGACCGTGACGGTCTGGGACGAGGACGTCCGCGCCGCCGACGACAAGCTCCGCCTGGTCGAGAAGGTCATCCAGTCCCGCGACTTCACCGTCATCCGGGAGGGTGTGAACGCCGTCGAGGCCTGGCTCGGCGGCCTGCCCGGCCACCTCTACGCCAATGTCCGGCAGCCGCCGATCTCGACGCTGAACCTCGCCCACATCGTCCCGATCTCGGCGGTCTGGGCCGGGCCGGAGCGGAACGAGCATCTCGGCGGCCCGCCGCTCTTCCATGCGCGGACGGAGGGATCGACGCCGTTCCGCTTCTCGCTGCACGTGGGGGATGTCGGGCACACGCTGGTCATTGGCCCGACCGGCGCGGGCAAGTCGGTGCTGCTGGCGCTGATGGCGCTGCAGTTCCGCCGCTATGCGGGCGCACAGGTCTTCGCCTTCGACTTCGGCGGCTCGATCCGCGCCGCGGCGATCGCCATGGGCGGCGACTGGCACGACCTCGGCGGCGCGCTAGGCGGCGACATGGCAGAGCCGGTGGCGTTGCAACCGCTCGCGCGGATCGACGCGCCGGAGGAGCGCGCCTGGGCGGCGGAGTGGATCGCGGGCCTGCTCGCCCGGGAGGGCGTCGCAATCGACCCGGCGGTGAAGGACCATCTCTGGTCCGCACTCACCTCCCTCGCCTCCGCGCCCACCCATGAGCGCACCCTGACCGGCCTTGCGGTGCTGTTGCAGTCCCAGGCGCTCAAGCGCGCGCTCGAGCCCTATACCCTCGCCGGCCCCTGGGGCCGCTTGCTGGACGCCGAGGCGGAGCGGCTGGGCGAGGCCAAGGTGCAGGCCTTCGAGACCGAGGGGCTGATTGGCACCGCCGCGGCACCCGCCGTGCTCGCCTATCTCTTCCACGCCATCGGCCGCCGCCTCGATGGTCGGCCGACGCTGATCATCGTCGACGAGGGCTGGCTGGCACTGGACGACGCCACCTTCGGCGCGCAGCTGCGCGAATGGCTCAAGACGCTCCGCAAGAAGAACGCCTCGGTGATCTTCGCGACGCAGTCGCTGGCAGACGTCGACGGGTCCGCCATCGCGCCGGCCATCATCGAGAGCTGCCCGACGCGCGTCTTCCTGCCGAACGAGCGCGCGCTGGAGCCGCAGATTGCCGCGATGTATGCGCGCTTCGGGCTGAACGACCGGCAGACAGAGATCCTCGCTCGCGCGACGCCCAAGCGCGACTACTACTGCCAGTCCCGCCGCGGCAACCGGCTCTTCGAGCTGGGGCTGTCCGAGGTCGCGCTCGCCTTCTGCGCCGCCTCCTCCAAGACCGACCAGGCCGCCATCGCCGAGACCCTGGCCACCCATGGCCGCGCCGGCTTCGCGCGGGCCTGGCTGCTACGCCGTGGCCTCGACTGGGCCGCCGAGCTCCTGCCCGACCCTCTGGAGGATATCGCTCCATGA
- the trbJ gene encoding P-type conjugative transfer protein TrbJ — protein sequence MIRRPLRAALLGAAVLALPLPVTVTPVQAQWTVFDPWNYAQNILSAARALDQINNQIASLQNEAQMLINQARNLASLPYSSLMRLQQSFARTQALIARAQRLAYEVTDIERAFTQGYGSAASLGSSQQMFANARERWQTSVAGFQDALMTQATVVGNLTGTRAEIEALIGQSQGATGALQAAQAGNQLLALQSQQIADLTALLAAQGRAQALEAARVASGEEQAREQLERFLAPGAGYQPGSAQMFHGR from the coding sequence ATGATCCGCCGCCCGCTTCGCGCCGCGCTGCTCGGCGCGGCCGTCCTCGCGCTGCCACTCCCCGTCACGGTCACGCCCGTCCAGGCGCAGTGGACGGTCTTCGACCCGTGGAACTATGCGCAGAACATCCTCTCCGCCGCCCGCGCGCTGGACCAGATCAACAACCAGATCGCCTCGCTCCAGAACGAGGCGCAGATGCTGATCAACCAGGCCCGCAACCTCGCGAGCCTGCCCTACTCCTCGCTCATGCGGCTGCAGCAATCCTTCGCGCGCACCCAAGCGCTGATCGCCCGCGCCCAGCGCCTCGCCTACGAGGTCACCGACATCGAGCGCGCCTTCACCCAGGGCTATGGCAGCGCGGCCTCGCTTGGCTCCAGCCAGCAGATGTTCGCCAATGCGCGCGAGCGCTGGCAGACCTCCGTCGCCGGATTCCAGGACGCGCTGATGACCCAGGCGACCGTGGTCGGCAACCTCACCGGGACCCGCGCCGAGATCGAGGCGCTGATCGGCCAGAGCCAGGGCGCGACCGGCGCGCTCCAGGCGGCGCAGGCGGGCAATCAGCTCCTGGCCCTCCAGTCCCAACAGATCGCCGACCTCACTGCGCTGCTCGCCGCACAGGGCCGTGCCCAGGCGCTGGAGGCCGCGCGCGTGGCCAGCGGCGAGGAGCAGGCGCGCGAGCAGCTGGAACGCTTCCTCGCCCCGGGCGCCGGCTACCAGCCGGGCTCGGCGCAGATGTTCCATGGCCGCTGA
- the trbL gene encoding P-type conjugative transfer protein TrbL, with amino-acid sequence MNGTGVIDRFLDVFTRYIDSGFGLLGGEVAFLAATLIVIDITLAALFWAWGADDDIIARLIKKTLFVGVFAWIIGNWNFLALVIFDSFAGLGLVASGSTITAQQLLQPGRVAQVGLDAGRPLLQAVSGLMGYISFFTNFVQIAILMFAWAIVLLSFFILAIQLFVTLIEFKLTTLAGFVLVPFGLFGKTAFLAERVLGNVVSSGVKVLVLAVIIGIGSTLFAQFTAGFGANQPTIDEAMSIVLAALALLALGIFGPGIANGLISGGPQLGAGAAVGTGLAAGGAMVAGAAAVRTGAAAVGAAGSAIGAGARGSAYALGATSTAYRSGGASGVAMAAGSGAMSPLRSAAGSLRASHAAGGAVVSGGASPPADPPPSSGAPAWARRMRRGQALSHGVTTLGHAIRSGDGGGAGSSIRLSEDR; translated from the coding sequence ATGAACGGCACCGGCGTCATCGACCGCTTCCTCGACGTCTTCACCCGCTACATCGACAGCGGCTTCGGGCTGCTCGGCGGCGAGGTGGCCTTCCTCGCCGCGACGCTCATCGTCATCGACATCACCCTCGCCGCACTGTTCTGGGCCTGGGGCGCCGACGACGACATCATCGCACGCCTGATCAAGAAGACCCTCTTCGTGGGGGTCTTCGCCTGGATCATCGGTAACTGGAATTTTCTCGCCCTGGTCATCTTCGACAGCTTCGCCGGGCTCGGCTTGGTCGCCTCGGGATCGACCATCACGGCACAGCAGCTGCTCCAGCCGGGACGCGTCGCGCAGGTCGGCCTCGATGCGGGGCGGCCGCTGCTCCAGGCCGTCTCCGGGCTCATGGGCTACATCTCGTTCTTCACGAACTTCGTCCAGATCGCGATCCTGATGTTCGCCTGGGCGATCGTGCTGCTGTCGTTCTTCATCCTGGCGATCCAGCTCTTCGTCACGCTGATCGAGTTCAAGCTCACGACGCTGGCGGGCTTCGTGCTGGTGCCCTTCGGGCTGTTCGGCAAGACCGCCTTCCTCGCCGAGCGCGTGCTCGGCAATGTCGTCTCCTCCGGCGTGAAGGTGCTGGTGCTGGCCGTCATCATCGGCATCGGCTCGACGCTCTTCGCGCAGTTCACCGCTGGCTTTGGCGCGAACCAGCCGACCATCGACGAGGCGATGTCCATTGTGCTCGCGGCGCTGGCGCTGCTGGCGCTCGGCATCTTCGGGCCGGGCATCGCCAACGGGCTGATCTCCGGCGGACCGCAGCTCGGCGCGGGCGCGGCCGTCGGGACCGGTCTCGCCGCCGGCGGTGCCATGGTCGCCGGCGCCGCGGCCGTGCGCACGGGCGCGGCCGCGGTGGGTGCGGCGGGCTCCGCCATCGGCGCCGGCGCGCGGGGCTCCGCCTACGCGCTCGGCGCCACCAGCACCGCCTACCGCAGCGGCGGCGCGTCCGGCGTGGCGATGGCCGCAGGCTCGGGCGCCATGAGCCCGCTGCGCAGCGCGGCGGGCAGCCTTCGCGCGAGCCACGCCGCTGGCGGCGCGGTCGTCTCCGGCGGCGCCTCGCCACCGGCTGACCCGCCACCATCCTCCGGCGCCCCCGCCTGGGCCCGCCGCATGCGGCGCGGGCAGGCGCTGAGCCACGGCGTCACCACCCTCGGCCATGCCATCCGGTCCGGCGATGGAGGCGGCGCCGGCTCCTCCATCCGCCTCTCGGAGGATCGCTGA
- the trbF gene encoding conjugal transfer protein TrbF produces MFRRPSVRYGRTPEPETPYQRAAQAWDERIGSARVQARNWRLMALGELALIAGLAGALVWQSARGTIVPWVVQVDRLGEAQAVAPAIANFRPTDPQIAWHLARFTEQVRGIAADPIIVRQNWLRAYDFATDRGALALNDFARASDPFGRVGRQQVAIEVSSVIRASDDSFRVAWIERTYENGQLARTERWTAILTIVVQPARDAERLRKNPLGIFVHAINWSRELGQ; encoded by the coding sequence ATGTTCCGCCGTCCCTCCGTCCGCTACGGGCGCACCCCCGAGCCCGAGACGCCCTACCAGCGCGCCGCCCAGGCCTGGGACGAGCGCATTGGCTCCGCCCGCGTCCAGGCACGCAACTGGCGGCTCATGGCACTCGGCGAACTCGCACTGATCGCCGGGCTCGCCGGCGCCCTGGTCTGGCAGTCCGCCCGCGGCACCATCGTGCCCTGGGTCGTGCAGGTGGACCGGCTCGGCGAGGCGCAGGCGGTCGCTCCCGCCATCGCCAACTTCCGCCCGACCGACCCGCAGATCGCCTGGCACCTCGCGCGCTTCACCGAGCAGGTGCGCGGCATCGCCGCCGACCCGATCATCGTCCGCCAGAACTGGCTGCGCGCCTATGACTTCGCGACCGACCGCGGCGCGCTCGCGCTGAACGACTTCGCCCGCGCCAGCGATCCCTTCGGCCGTGTCGGCCGCCAGCAGGTGGCCATCGAAGTCTCCAGCGTCATTCGCGCCTCCGACGACAGCTTCCGCGTCGCCTGGATCGAACGCACCTACGAGAACGGTCAGCTCGCAAGGACCGAACGCTGGACCGCGATCCTCACCATCGTCGTCCAGCCGGCGCGCGATGCCGAACGCCTTCGGAAGAACCCGCTCGGCATCTTCGTCCACGCCATCAACTGGTCGCGGGAGCTCGGGCAATGA
- the trbG gene encoding P-type conjugative transfer protein TrbG, producing MRHAHPTLALVLLGLGACAFRPPEISYDDEPIQATQIPEPPRPVEIVEVPTPLPLPGQLQRIPPSRRTPEPPDPTVRVNLANAAARVQPVRAGFINAVQVYPFTPGALYQVYTAPGQVTAIMLQEGETLVGNGPVAAGDTVRWIIGDTESGTGPTRRVHIIVKPTRPDLTTNLIINTDRRTYLLELRSTERTYMASVSWQYPQDALIALRRQNAAAPVEQGLDLARLRFRYEIEGDSPAWRPLRAFDDGRQVFIEFPRGIGQGEMPPLFVIGPEGEGQLVNYRVRQNFMIVDRLFAAAELRLGDRQQRVRIVRTDGRAR from the coding sequence ATGAGGCACGCACACCCCACCCTGGCGCTCGTTCTGCTCGGCCTCGGCGCCTGCGCCTTCCGCCCGCCCGAGATCAGCTACGACGACGAGCCGATCCAGGCGACGCAGATCCCCGAGCCGCCCCGGCCGGTCGAAATCGTCGAGGTGCCGACGCCGCTGCCGCTCCCGGGCCAGCTCCAGCGCATCCCGCCCTCGCGCCGCACGCCCGAGCCGCCCGATCCCACCGTGCGCGTCAACCTGGCCAATGCCGCCGCGCGCGTGCAGCCGGTCCGCGCGGGTTTCATCAATGCCGTGCAGGTCTACCCCTTCACGCCGGGCGCGCTCTATCAGGTCTACACCGCGCCCGGCCAGGTCACCGCCATCATGCTGCAGGAGGGCGAGACGCTGGTCGGCAACGGCCCCGTCGCCGCCGGCGACACGGTGCGCTGGATCATCGGCGACACCGAGAGCGGCACCGGTCCCACACGCCGCGTGCACATCATCGTCAAGCCGACGCGGCCCGACCTCACCACCAACCTCATCATCAACACCGACCGCCGCACCTACCTGCTGGAACTGCGTTCGACCGAGCGCACCTACATGGCCTCCGTCTCCTGGCAGTATCCGCAGGACGCGCTGATCGCGCTGCGCCGGCAGAACGCCGCGGCCCCTGTCGAGCAGGGCCTCGATCTCGCGCGGCTGCGCTTCCGCTACGAGATCGAGGGCGACAGCCCGGCCTGGCGGCCGCTCCGCGCCTTCGACGACGGGCGGCAGGTCTTCATCGAGTTCCCGCGCGGCATCGGCCAGGGCGAGATGCCGCCACTCTTCGTCATCGGGCCGGAGGGTGAGGGGCAGCTGGTCAACTACCGCGTCCGGCAGAACTTCATGATCGTCGATCGTCTCTTCGCCGCCGCCGAACTGCGTCTCGGCGACCGGCAGCAGCGCGTGCGCATCGTGCGCACCGACGGCCGGGCGCGATGA
- a CDS encoding TrbI/VirB10 family protein: MSGTAPDRGGSERDIAAALRLRPDPPRVVRLSRRVLIGLGVAAGLGIGAALIVALQGRSGGEGPRELYSTDRNPQADGLATLPRDYAGIPQLGPPLPGDLGRPIVRAQERGQPVATLAVPTTADPAEQRRLQEIESARTSRLFVQVDARGEPLGAAPAGPLAAEQGAMPIGPDATDRRLAFQGGPADRRTTSPDRLQAPASPFVIQAGSVIPAALLTGLRSDLPGQITAQVTANVFDSPTGRHLLIPQGARLIGAYDSRVSFGQRRILLVWNRLILPNGRSIVLERMPGADEAGYAGLEDGVDYHWGRLFLAAGLATLLNLGLELGRDDESDIARAIRESGQDTVGRAGEEIVRRQLSVPPTLTVRPGFPVRVIVHRDLVLEPYGG; this comes from the coding sequence ATGAGCGGGACGGCGCCGGACCGGGGCGGGAGCGAGCGTGACATCGCCGCGGCGCTGCGCCTGCGCCCCGATCCGCCGCGCGTGGTGCGGCTCTCCCGGCGGGTGCTGATCGGGCTTGGCGTCGCGGCAGGGCTCGGCATCGGGGCGGCGCTGATCGTCGCACTCCAGGGTCGCAGCGGCGGCGAGGGGCCGCGCGAGCTCTACAGCACCGATCGGAACCCGCAGGCCGACGGTCTCGCGACCTTGCCGCGCGACTATGCCGGCATCCCGCAGCTGGGGCCGCCGCTGCCGGGCGATCTCGGTCGGCCGATCGTGCGGGCGCAGGAGCGCGGCCAGCCGGTGGCGACGCTGGCGGTTCCCACGACCGCCGATCCGGCCGAACAGCGGCGGCTGCAGGAGATCGAGTCGGCGCGCACGAGCCGGCTCTTCGTGCAGGTCGACGCGCGGGGGGAGCCGCTCGGCGCTGCGCCCGCCGGACCGCTGGCGGCGGAACAGGGCGCGATGCCGATCGGCCCCGACGCCACCGACCGGCGGCTCGCCTTCCAGGGCGGGCCTGCCGACCGCCGCACGACCTCGCCGGATCGGCTCCAGGCGCCCGCCAGCCCCTTCGTAATCCAGGCCGGCAGCGTCATCCCCGCGGCGCTGCTGACCGGCCTTCGCTCCGACCTGCCCGGCCAGATCACCGCCCAGGTCACGGCGAACGTCTTCGACAGCCCGACCGGGCGGCACCTGCTCATCCCTCAGGGCGCGCGCCTGATCGGCGCCTACGACAGCCGCGTCAGCTTCGGGCAGCGCCGCATCCTGCTCGTCTGGAACCGGCTGATCCTGCCCAACGGGCGCTCCATCGTGCTGGAGCGCATGCCGGGCGCCGACGAGGCAGGCTACGCGGGGCTCGAGGACGGCGTGGACTACCACTGGGGGCGGCTCTTCCTCGCCGCGGGCCTGGCGACGCTGCTGAACCTCGGCCTGGAACTCGGCCGCGACGACGAGAGCGATATCGCCCGCGCCATCCGCGAAAGCGGCCAGGACACGGTCGGCCGCGCCGGCGAGGAGATCGTCCGCCGGCAGCTCTCCGTCCCGCCGACGCTGACCGTGCGCCCCGGCTTTCCTGTGCGCGTCATCGTCCACCGCGACCTCGTGCTCGAGCCCTATGGAGGCTGA
- a CDS encoding DUF2274 domain-containing protein, which produces MPKLKLGPILDDRPVKLSVELPAELHRDLVAYAEALSRETGQQVEPTKLVAPMLARFLASDRGFRSARRPAPRSRGPQAQSARDP; this is translated from the coding sequence ATGCCGAAGCTGAAGCTCGGCCCGATCCTCGACGACCGCCCGGTGAAGCTCAGCGTGGAGCTGCCTGCCGAACTGCACCGCGACCTCGTCGCCTACGCGGAAGCGCTCTCGCGCGAGACGGGGCAGCAGGTCGAGCCGACAAAGCTCGTCGCGCCGATGCTGGCGCGGTTCCTCGCGAGCGACCGGGGCTTCCGCTCGGCACGCCGGCCCGCGCCTCGATCGCGCGGGCCACAGGCTCAGTCAGCGCGCGATCCCTGA
- a CDS encoding LysR family transcriptional regulator, translating to MSLAILVARTGSIRLAAREARRTVSAVSRSIRALEDGLGVSLFERRPSGVKLTAAGDEFLVEATRVLGGLQSAVLRARGAGSAATGRLVIGTYFSASIGRFREALMRFVEQNQGVEIWLREGSRDELLLTLRRGEVDLALLLGPMDEAALDRLALWQEAGMVALPERHPLADADFIRWRDLVDETFIVTSRGSGPEARITVQGLLPPGTTARFAAHDVSREGMFNLVGAGFGVAVLAESASGASYPGVVFRPVGDQTGPTMVEAAAYWDPKRDNPALRRFLAQLRATQGSRAD from the coding sequence ATGTCGTTGGCAATCTTGGTCGCACGCACCGGGAGCATCCGTTTGGCGGCACGCGAGGCGCGCAGAACTGTTTCGGCCGTCAGCCGCAGTATTCGGGCGCTTGAGGACGGGCTCGGGGTATCGCTCTTCGAGCGGCGTCCGTCGGGCGTGAAGCTGACAGCCGCCGGCGACGAGTTTCTTGTTGAGGCAACACGCGTGCTCGGCGGCCTGCAATCTGCCGTATTGCGGGCGCGGGGGGCTGGATCGGCAGCGACGGGCCGATTGGTGATAGGCACATATTTCTCGGCCTCGATCGGACGGTTCCGAGAGGCGCTGATGCGGTTCGTCGAGCAGAACCAAGGCGTCGAGATCTGGCTTCGTGAGGGAAGCCGCGATGAACTCCTGTTGACCCTGCGCCGCGGCGAGGTGGATCTCGCATTGCTGCTGGGGCCGATGGATGAGGCGGCGCTGGATCGCCTGGCGCTTTGGCAAGAGGCCGGCATGGTGGCCTTGCCCGAACGCCATCCCCTTGCCGACGCCGACTTCATTCGATGGCGGGACTTGGTGGACGAGACATTCATAGTCACGTCGCGTGGTTCCGGACCAGAGGCCCGCATCACGGTCCAAGGACTGCTGCCGCCTGGGACGACAGCTCGCTTCGCAGCGCATGATGTCAGTCGGGAGGGCATGTTCAATTTGGTCGGCGCGGGGTTTGGCGTCGCCGTGCTCGCTGAATCCGCGTCAGGCGCGTCCTATCCGGGCGTCGTGTTCCGGCCCGTTGGCGACCAGACCGGGCCGACGATGGTAGAGGCCGCGGCGTACTGGGACCCCAAACGCGACAACCCCGCCTTGCGTCGTTTCCTGGCGCAGTTGCGTGCGACTCAGGGATCGCGCGCTGACTGA
- the cueR gene encoding Cu(I)-responsive transcriptional regulator, giving the protein MNIGDAAKASGVSVKMIRHYEAIGLMPSATRTESGYRVYRPEDVHALRFVRNARDLGFPLAEIEELLGLWRDRERSSADVKRLALGHLAAIEQKVRTLQAVGETLRHLAKACHGDGRPECPILQGLSEREPPAAPSARRASRSGGGLRHSGISAEPRG; this is encoded by the coding sequence ATGAACATCGGCGATGCGGCCAAGGCGTCCGGTGTCTCGGTGAAGATGATCCGCCACTATGAGGCGATAGGACTGATGCCCTCCGCGACCCGGACGGAAAGCGGCTACCGCGTCTACCGACCCGAGGATGTGCACGCGCTGAGGTTCGTCCGAAATGCTCGCGACCTTGGCTTCCCGCTCGCGGAGATCGAGGAGCTGCTTGGCCTGTGGCGAGACAGGGAGCGAAGCAGTGCGGATGTAAAACGTCTCGCCCTTGGCCATCTCGCGGCGATCGAACAGAAAGTCAGGACGTTGCAGGCAGTCGGTGAGACTCTGCGACACCTTGCCAAAGCCTGCCACGGAGATGGCCGGCCCGAGTGCCCGATCCTGCAGGGTCTTTCCGAACGCGAGCCGCCAGCGGCGCCCTCGGCGAGGCGCGCCTCACGGTCCGGAGGAGGACTGCGACACAGCGGGATCAGCGCCGAACCGCGCGGGTGA